The genomic segment GAGCAATGGGATGATATCATCGCAGTGGGCATGCGAGAACATGAAGAGAGGCTgctgagggaaggagagaaactgGACCAGGACATGACACCTCTCAGTCAGGAAATGACACATGTCGACGCTGAAGGGCCTCAGCTAGACCTAAAAAACATCCACGAGGAACCAGTTTCCAGTGAGTCTGACCAGCATGTGGCTCAAACTGATAATTTGCCTTTGGTGGAAGATGTGACTCTCACCAACAACGAACATTcagaagaagaggacagtgcTGATCACAAACTGAGCCAAGTCAAGTCGGATCCAAGCTTGCCACGAGAGGATGAGCGTGAACCTGAAACTGACATGAAGACTTCAGAAGTAGAACATGAGCATCAACCAGTTGCGCCCCATGCAAAGGGCCATTTAAAGCTGAGTGAGAACGATTCCTCTAAGgacagtaaagagagagaagacatcCAGGCTAGTGGTTCTTTTACAGACCCAAGCATATCACTAGGGCAACAAGAACGGCTTGAGACGGAGGAAGTATCTATCTCACAGCAAGAAGTGCCTCTATCACACCTCCGCACTGAGACATCGGAGGAGGAGGATTTAGGGATGACCATCGCTGACTGGGAGAAGGATTACCTGTGGTACCTATGGAACACAATCTCCATTATCTCCATGATCCGCTTCTTCAGGAAATACCTCAGGAGAAATTCCCACAGGGGATATGGAGAAGACGACACTTCTGAACACGGCCCGTTCCCGGTGAACTGCATCTCTGCTGAAGTGCCGCTGCCAGACAGTAACACTCTACAGCGTTTTCATTCTAAATGTATTCAAGACTCATCCAgtaagaggtggagagaggttGGATTTTTGGAGGGATTTGCAAATGACCTTTTAAAGGCCATGAGGACCATGAGTGGTAGAAATGGCGGTATGGTAATTGAGGACTTTCAGatggtggagggtgtgtgtgagatcatTGTCCCCTTTTCTCCACCAGAGCCATATAGTTTTCAGTGTCAGCTCTGGAGCAACCAGACCAGTGATATGCTACCAGATATGccagtttgtggtaaaataaaaatggtggaaaatgtaaagatccaaaatggctgccactgtgaATCTTCTAATATAAGAGATGATGTGGTATGCCTGCTGCATTGTGAGAGTAAGAacataaaggcaaaaatgactGATGTTTATGATGGTCTTCTTTGCATGAAGAACACCCCCTTCCTATCAAAATCCCAGGTTACCAAATGGTTTCAGAGCGCCATCAGACAAGCATGGGCACTGATATCCCATAAATA from the Centroberyx gerrardi isolate f3 chromosome 3, fCenGer3.hap1.cur.20231027, whole genome shotgun sequence genome contains:
- the LOC139919128 gene encoding inositol 1,4,5-trisphosphate receptor-interacting protein, with the protein product MQDILLRVFVVALGLIMHPKEDPRVEQWDDIIAVGMREHEERLLREGEKLDQDMTPLSQEMTHVDAEGPQLDLKNIHEEPVSSESDQHVAQTDNLPLVEDVTLTNNEHSEEEDSADHKLSQVKSDPSLPREDEREPETDMKTSEVEHEHQPVAPHAKGHLKLSENDSSKDSKEREDIQASGSFTDPSISLGQQERLETEEVSISQQEVPLSHLRTETSEEEDLGMTIADWEKDYLWYLWNTISIISMIRFFRKYLRRNSHRGYGEDDTSEHGPFPVNCISAEVPLPDSNTLQRFHSKCIQDSSSKRWREVGFLEGFANDLLKAMRTMSGRNGGMVIEDFQMVEGVCEIIVPFSPPEPYSFQCQLWSNQTSDMLPDMPVCGKIKMVENVKIQNGCHCESSNIRDDVVCLLHCESKNIKAKMTDVYDGLLCMKNTPFLSKSQVTKWFQSAIRQAWALISHKYEFELNFRNIDAPGALVVRFRSGKKMSFNMNPVVTHNSDAYFFITPHSPNNLDTFWTLSVTAYEDRLLHQLSKSLPQNSCHIQTLEIVHFLHKRQTALTGRSALKDSHFKTSLMHLLLTKAPSQWHPDYMASRLRDLLVFVEKSLQQKLLHHSLIGNPLTQNDIELPVALSQAKPVNLFHPLVVHDCFYTNAVMHFQEMLKNTHMLIQDYVPSKM